A region from the Larus michahellis unplaced genomic scaffold, bLarMic1.1 SCAFFOLD_117, whole genome shotgun sequence genome encodes:
- the LOC141737403 gene encoding olfactory receptor 14J1-like, with translation MSNSSSISQFLLLAFADTRELQLLHFGLFLGIYLAALLANGLIITAIACDHRLHTPMYFFLLNLSVLDLGSISTTLPKSVANSLWDNSTISYWGCVVQVFCFFFCAAAEFYLLTVMSYDRYVAICKPLHYGTLMGSRACVHMAAAAWGSGFLNALLHTASTFSLPLCQGNAVDQFFCEIPHILKLSCSGSFLRKAGLLILSCFLAFVCFVFIVLSYVQIFRAVLRIPSQQGRHKAFSTCLPHLAVVSLFVSTGMFAYLKPPSISSPVLDLVVAVLYSVVPPAVNPLIYSMRNEELKDALRKLFEYNPP, from the coding sequence atgtccaacagcagctccatcagccagttcctcctcctggcatttgcagacacacgggagctgcagctcttgcacttcgggctcttcctgggcatctacctggctgccctcctggccaacggcctcatcatcaccgccatcgcctgtgaccaccgcctccacacccctatgtacttcttcctcctcaacctctcggTTCTTGACCTGGgatccatctccaccactctcccaAAATCcgtggccaattccctctgggacaacAGTACAATCTCCTACTGGGGATGTGTTGTACaggtcttttgtttctttttctgtgctgcagcagagttttatcttctcactgtcatgtcctatgaccgctatgttgccatctgcaaacccctgcactacgggaccctgatgggcagcagagcttgtgtccacatggcagcagctgcctggggcagtgggtttctcaatgctctgctgcacacggccagtacattttccctgcccctctgccagggcaatgctgtcgaccagttcttctgtgagatcccccacatcctcaagctctcctgctcaggctcCTTCCTCAGGAAAGCTGGGCTTCTAATATTAAgttgttttttagcttttgtgtgttttgtgttcatcgtgctgtcctatgtgcagatcttcagggccgtgctgaggatcccctctcagcagggacggcacaaagccttttccacgtgcctccctcacctggccgtggtctccctgtttgtcagcactggcatgtttgcctacctgaagcccccctccatctcctccccagttctcgatctggtggtggctgtgctctactcagtggtgcctccagcagtgaaccccctcatctacagcatgaggaacgaagagctcaaggatgccctgaggaaactattTGAATACAATCCTCCTTAG
- the LOC141737390 gene encoding olfactory receptor 14J1-like, with translation MEVIIPLCWALCSTPRGTTCPTAAPSASSSSIFADTRELQLLHFGLFLGIYLAALLANSLIITTIACDHRLHTPMYFFLLNLSVLDLGSISTTVPKSMANSLWDNRVISYWGCVAQVFFFFFCAATEFYLLTVMSYDRYVAICKPLHYGTLMGSRACVHMAAAAWGSGFLNALLHTASTFSLPLCQGNAVDQFFCEIPQILKVSCSDSDYLREVRLLAVTVFFSFICFVFIVLSYVQIFRAVLRIPSEQGRHKAFSTCLPHLAVVSIFISTAMFAYLKPPSISSPVLDLVVAVLYSVVPPAVNPLIYSMRNQELKDALRKLFE, from the exons atggaagtgatcatccccctgtgctgggccCTG tgctccacacccagaggcaccacatgtccaacagcagctccatcagccagttcctcctccatATTCGCAGatacgcgggagctgcagctcttgcacttcgggctcttcctaggcatctacctggctgccctcctggccaacagcctcatcatcaccaccatcgcctgtgaccaccgcctccacacccccatgtacttcttcctcctcaacctctcggTTCTTGACCTGGgatccatctccaccactgtccccaaatccatggccaattccctgtgggacaacAGGGTCATCTCCTACTGGGGATGTGtagcacaggtcttttttttctttttctgtgctgcaacagagttttatcttctcactgtcatgtcctatgaccgctacgttgccatctgcaaacccctgcactacgggaccctgatgggcagcagagcttgtgtccacatggcagcagctgcctggggcagtgggtttctcaatgctctgctgcacacggccagtacattttccctgcccctctgccagggcaatgctgtggaccagttcttctgtgaaatcccccagatcctcaaggtCTCCTGttcagactcagactacctcagggagGTTAGGCTTCTTGCagttactgtctttttttcttttatttgttttgttttcattgtgctgtcctatgtgcagatcttcagggccgtgctgaggatcccctctgagcagggacggcacaaagccttttccacgtgcctccctcacctggccgtggtctccatctttatcagcactgccatgtttgcctacctgaagcccccctccatctcctccccagttctcgatctggtggtggcagtgctgtactcagtggttcctccagcagtgaaccccctcatctacagcatgaggaaccaggagctcaaggatgccctgaggaaactattTGAATAG